From Anaerohalosphaera lusitana, one genomic window encodes:
- the pdxA gene encoding 4-hydroxythreonine-4-phosphate dehydrogenase PdxA, protein MTPTGHSALDNRIVIGITMGDPGGVGPEIIVKALSDANLRREAKFIIFGSDEQLQYAADLAEVEPYWIRHQHEKISRDYPRHVVVADYDEYAIPGWIHSPNKVSGEASIKYCVDAIKAAQEGIIDGVVTAPISKVSWTMAGAKWPGHTEMFADQCKSRRKAMMFVGGPLKLALATIHEGLFEIRHHFTMGCVFEPIDLLNTALKEYFGVENPRIGVAGLNPHAGEDGQFGDEEERIIKPTITMAREVGIDCEGPFPADTLFLKAVRGDFDGVVAMYHDQGLIPIKLVAFDKAVNVTIGIPIIRTSPAHGTAFDIAGKGVAREESMKEAIKVAIEMAKTRAARDK, encoded by the coding sequence ATGACACCCACAGGCCACAGCGCACTAGACAACCGCATCGTCATCGGCATCACGATGGGCGATCCGGGAGGCGTAGGGCCAGAGATAATCGTTAAAGCTTTGTCAGACGCCAACTTACGTCGCGAAGCCAAGTTTATCATCTTCGGCTCGGACGAACAACTGCAGTACGCAGCCGACCTCGCGGAGGTCGAGCCCTACTGGATACGCCATCAGCACGAGAAGATCAGCCGCGACTACCCGCGCCACGTAGTGGTCGCCGATTACGACGAATACGCCATCCCAGGCTGGATCCACAGCCCCAACAAAGTCTCGGGCGAAGCGTCCATAAAGTATTGTGTGGACGCGATTAAGGCCGCCCAGGAGGGCATAATCGACGGTGTCGTGACCGCGCCTATCTCCAAGGTGAGCTGGACGATGGCAGGCGCGAAATGGCCGGGCCATACGGAGATGTTCGCCGACCAGTGCAAGTCCCGCCGAAAGGCGATGATGTTCGTCGGCGGGCCGTTAAAGCTCGCGCTGGCGACGATACATGAGGGTTTGTTCGAAATCCGCCACCACTTCACGATGGGGTGCGTCTTCGAACCGATAGACCTTCTCAATACTGCACTTAAGGAATATTTCGGTGTTGAAAATCCGCGCATCGGTGTTGCCGGCCTCAACCCGCACGCCGGTGAGGACGGCCAGTTCGGCGATGAGGAAGAGCGGATAATAAAGCCCACGATCACCATGGCACGCGAGGTGGGCATCGACTGCGAAGGGCCGTTTCCAGCCGATACCTTGTTTTTAAAGGCTGTAAGGGGCGATTTTGACGGCGTGGTGGCAATGTACCACGACCAGGGACTTATTCCGATCAAGCTGGTCGCGTTCGACAAGGCCGTAAACGTCACCATCGGCATACCGATCATCAGGACATCACCCGCGCACGGCACGGCATTCGACATCGCGGGCAAGGGTGTAGCACGCGAGGAGAGCATGAAAGAGGCGATAAAAGTGGCGATAGAGATGGCAAAAACCCGCGCGGCCAGAGATAAATAG
- a CDS encoding riboflavin synthase, whose amino-acid sequence MFTGLIEKVSAVKTVRPTAGGKVFTIDLGPLAEDAHLGDSIAVNGVCMTITAITGTIADFDVSGETLRKSTLDSLRVSAPVNLERAMAMGQRFGGHIVQGHVDGVATIRTIETKGDFWDITFAADSEILDEIVPKGSVAVNGISLTVARMDANSFSVALIPTTIKDTNLASAKVYDKVNIETDIVTKVVKKQVEKILPDKAGKTLTVDKLRELGF is encoded by the coding sequence ATGTTCACAGGATTGATCGAAAAAGTCTCAGCCGTAAAGACAGTTCGGCCCACCGCGGGCGGCAAGGTCTTTACCATCGACCTCGGCCCGCTCGCTGAAGATGCGCACCTCGGCGACAGCATCGCCGTTAACGGCGTATGCATGACCATAACCGCGATCACAGGCACGATCGCGGATTTCGACGTCTCAGGCGAGACGCTCCGCAAATCCACCCTCGACTCGCTCCGTGTTTCCGCACCCGTGAACCTCGAACGCGCGATGGCGATGGGCCAGCGCTTCGGCGGCCACATCGTCCAGGGCCACGTCGACGGCGTCGCGACAATCCGCACCATCGAGACCAAGGGCGACTTCTGGGACATCACCTTCGCCGCCGACAGCGAAATACTCGATGAGATCGTCCCAAAGGGCTCGGTCGCGGTCAACGGCATCAGCCTCACCGTCGCCCGAATGGACGCAAACTCGTTCTCGGTCGCCCTGATACCGACCACCATAAAAGACACAAACCTCGCTTCGGCAAAGGTTTACGACAAGGTCAATATCGAAACCGACATCGTCACTAAGGTCGTAAAAAAACAGGTCGAAAAGATACTTCCCGACAAGGCCGGCAAAACGCTCACCGTAGATAAACTTAGAGAACTCGGTTTTTAG
- a CDS encoding ribosomal RNA small subunit methyltransferase A: MQTKHEIQRLLASAGARPNKKLGQNFLIDLNLMRLLIDAADIRKNDVVLEVGCGTGSFTEGLAEVAGRVVAAEYDKILARIAMQQLQDAEHVTIVNTDILESKNKLAPQIVEELARAKAELGGRLLLVANLPYNAGTSVMANLVGGTGEGLQNRPEGAENAVFEGENGVLGGGEKVGGGVGEPGIGLVADAMYVTVQKEVAQRMVAEPGGKLYGILSILIGACGESEILRILPPSVFWPAPGVESAMVSFERQAGKAARIRNMSVFKEIVNLFMGHRRKMMQACTKFAKGSELGGITDWGDIFDEAGVNPQMRPEKVLPDEFVEIANACAVRLGRK; encoded by the coding sequence ATGCAGACAAAACACGAAATACAGCGGCTTCTGGCGTCGGCGGGAGCACGGCCTAACAAGAAGCTCGGGCAGAATTTTCTGATCGATCTTAACCTCATGCGGCTGCTGATTGATGCGGCGGATATACGCAAAAATGATGTTGTGCTGGAGGTTGGGTGCGGTACGGGGTCGTTTACTGAGGGACTTGCGGAGGTTGCGGGGCGGGTTGTTGCGGCGGAATATGACAAGATTCTGGCGCGGATCGCGATGCAGCAGTTGCAGGATGCCGAGCACGTTACGATCGTAAATACTGATATACTAGAGAGTAAGAACAAATTGGCGCCGCAGATAGTGGAAGAATTGGCGCGGGCGAAAGCAGAGCTGGGAGGTCGGCTGCTGTTGGTGGCAAATTTGCCTTACAATGCGGGCACGTCGGTGATGGCGAACCTGGTGGGCGGAACGGGTGAGGGGCTCCAAAACCGGCCTGAGGGGGCTGAAAACGCGGTTTTTGAGGGCGAAAACGGGGTTTTGGGTGGTGGTGAGAAGGTTGGGGGCGGGGTGGGTGAGCCGGGGATTGGATTGGTGGCGGATGCGATGTATGTCACTGTGCAGAAAGAAGTTGCGCAACGGATGGTTGCTGAGCCGGGTGGTAAATTGTACGGGATATTGAGTATATTGATTGGGGCGTGCGGGGAATCGGAGATTTTACGGATATTGCCGCCTAGTGTGTTCTGGCCCGCGCCGGGGGTTGAGAGCGCGATGGTGAGTTTTGAAAGGCAGGCGGGCAAGGCCGCGAGGATCCGTAACATGAGTGTTTTTAAGGAGATAGTGAATTTGTTCATGGGGCATCGGCGGAAGATGATGCAGGCGTGTACGAAATTTGCGAAGGGAAGTGAACTGGGGGGAATTACCGACTGGGGTGATATATTTGATGAGGCCGGGGTGAACCCGCAGATGAGACCCGAGAAGGTGCTGCCGGACGAGTTTGTCGAGATCGCGAATGCGTGTGCGGTGAGGCTTGGGCGGAAGTGA
- a CDS encoding type II toxin-antitoxin system RelE/ParE family toxin — MTKGLNNLVDNGLLELAMYYRPGDKYAFCFYVQTSGRVPVKNLLEDLNRTGKLHESESKGWGGKNVVARLFRTIGNLAQGKVVSRSFYKKLDKTLWQFTCYDIRFLAFHDGNAIVLVSGFEKKTQETPEKEKKKARKRHKEYLKRKRQL; from the coding sequence ATGACTAAGGGATTGAACAATCTGGTCGATAATGGATTATTAGAATTGGCGATGTATTACCGTCCTGGTGACAAGTACGCTTTTTGTTTTTACGTTCAAACCAGTGGCCGTGTGCCCGTTAAGAATCTATTGGAGGATCTGAATAGGACCGGAAAGTTGCATGAAAGTGAAAGTAAGGGTTGGGGAGGCAAGAATGTTGTGGCCAGATTGTTTCGAACGATCGGAAACCTTGCCCAAGGAAAGGTGGTTAGTAGGTCGTTTTATAAGAAATTAGATAAAACTTTATGGCAGTTCACATGCTATGACATTAGGTTTTTGGCGTTTCACGATGGGAACGCAATAGTGCTTGTTAGTGGTTTTGAGAAAAAGACACAAGAGACGCCGGAAAAAGAGAAGAAGAAGGCAAGAAAACGGCACAAAGAATATTTAAAACGTAAGCGACAACTTTAA
- a CDS encoding helix-turn-helix domain-containing protein, protein MTRPFFDEFFADGDNRKIAEQEQLLMDVAGMLSELMGKKGVKNKELAETLNKKAPQVTQWLSGTCNMTLRTLSDILYALDTKLQVKPQPLIDEIVVDYKRSAAGNRAIDRYLCRKGDNFVVRFEGKDRTAGCWREQPMNVRKQTRLKAI, encoded by the coding sequence ATGACTCGACCATTTTTTGATGAGTTTTTTGCGGATGGCGATAATCGTAAGATAGCAGAGCAAGAGCAATTACTAATGGATGTTGCGGGAATGCTTTCCGAATTAATGGGAAAAAAAGGTGTCAAGAATAAGGAACTTGCGGAAACGCTTAACAAAAAAGCTCCACAGGTGACACAGTGGCTTTCTGGAACCTGCAATATGACGCTTAGAACTTTATCTGACATCCTCTACGCATTAGATACCAAACTGCAAGTTAAGCCACAACCTCTTATCGATGAAATAGTTGTAGACTACAAACGTTCTGCCGCTGGCAATCGGGCTATCGACAGATATCTTTGCCGCAAGGGAGATAATTTTGTAGTACGCTTTGAAGGGAAAGACCGTACTGCTGGATGTTGGCGTGAACAACCAATGAACGTTCGAAAACAAACAAGGTTGAAAGCGATTTAA